One window of Thermocoleostomius sinensis A174 genomic DNA carries:
- a CDS encoding carbohydrate ABC transporter permease codes for MLLPLIWLTSTAFKSPTENIFQFPPQFIPQQPTVQNFVKVWQTNPFGRYLFNSSVVAVLTVGLNLLLCSLAAYPLARLQFRGRELIFSLIVSTILIPFQIVMIPLYILTVQLGLRNTYLGLIFPAIASAFGIFLLRQAFQGVPKELEEAARMDGCSELGIWWFVMLPSIRPALVTLAIFVFIGSWSDFLWPLLVLDQPDYYTLPLGVAKLAGAFSLDWRLIAAGSVISIAPILLFFGLMQRYIVPTETGSGVKG; via the coding sequence ATGCTGCTGCCGTTGATTTGGTTAACCAGCACAGCGTTCAAATCACCCACAGAGAATATCTTTCAATTCCCGCCGCAGTTTATTCCCCAGCAGCCAACGGTACAGAATTTTGTCAAAGTTTGGCAAACGAATCCGTTTGGGCGCTATTTGTTTAACAGCAGTGTGGTAGCAGTGCTAACGGTGGGGCTGAATCTGCTTCTCTGTTCACTGGCGGCGTATCCGTTGGCGCGGCTGCAATTTCGGGGACGCGAGCTAATCTTTTCGCTGATTGTTTCCACCATTCTGATTCCGTTTCAGATTGTCATGATTCCGCTGTATATCCTCACCGTGCAGTTGGGATTGCGAAACACCTATTTAGGGTTAATTTTTCCGGCGATTGCGTCTGCGTTTGGCATTTTTCTACTGCGCCAAGCATTTCAAGGAGTTCCCAAAGAACTAGAGGAGGCAGCCCGCATGGATGGTTGCTCGGAATTGGGCATTTGGTGGTTTGTGATGCTGCCCTCTATTCGCCCAGCCTTGGTGACACTTGCAATTTTCGTGTTTATTGGTTCTTGGAGTGATTTTCTCTGGCCACTGCTTGTGTTGGATCAGCCAGACTATTACACCCTGCCGCTTGGAGTTGCCAAATTAGCCGGGGCTTTCTCCTTGGATTGGCGATTGATTGCCGCCGGATCGGTGATTTCGATCGCGCCAATTTTGCTATTTTTTGGACTGATGCAACGTTACATCGTGCCAACCGAAACAGGCAGTGGAGTTAAAGGTTAG
- a CDS encoding 2-isopropylmalate synthase — protein sequence MNNPLQPDRIIIFDTTLRDGEQSPGATLNVEEKLSIARQLARLGVDVIEAGFPFASPGDFEAVQKIAQQVGVEHGPTICGLARATRQDIETAAKALAPAAKPRIHTFIATSDIHLEYKLKKTRQEVLDIAPEMVAYAKSFVEDVEFSPEDAGRSDPEFLYQVLERAIAAGATTINIPDTVGYTTPSEFGALIRGIKDNVPNIDQAIISVHGHNDLGLAVANFLEAVKNGARQLECTINGIGERAGNAALEELVMALHVRRQYFNPFLGRPPESEAPLTNIDTRQLYKTSRLVSNLTGMLVQPNKAIVGANAFAHESGIHQDGVLKHKLTYEIMDAQSIGLNDNQIVLGKHSGRNAFRTRLKELGFELSDQELNRAFLRFKELADKKKEITDWDLEAIANDEVQQVPELFRLEHVQVSCGDHARATATVTLHTPTGEELTDAAIGTGPVDAVYKAINRVVDIPNQLIEFSVQSVTAGIDAIGEVTIRLKHDDRIFSGHGAHTDIIVASAQAYMNALNRLYGALQAGKSLHPQHDEMTQLV from the coding sequence ATGAATAATCCGTTGCAGCCCGATCGCATTATCATCTTCGATACCACGCTTCGTGATGGTGAACAATCACCTGGTGCTACGCTCAACGTTGAAGAAAAGCTATCGATTGCCCGACAACTGGCGCGGTTGGGTGTAGATGTCATTGAGGCAGGATTTCCCTTTGCCAGTCCGGGGGACTTTGAAGCTGTGCAGAAAATTGCCCAGCAGGTAGGAGTAGAGCATGGCCCCACCATTTGTGGTCTGGCCCGAGCAACTCGTCAAGATATTGAAACGGCGGCTAAAGCGTTGGCCCCTGCTGCCAAACCCCGCATTCACACCTTTATTGCCACCTCCGACATTCACTTGGAATATAAGCTGAAAAAAACGCGCCAAGAGGTGTTGGACATTGCACCAGAAATGGTGGCTTATGCCAAATCGTTTGTCGAGGATGTCGAGTTTTCGCCGGAAGATGCTGGACGATCAGACCCCGAATTTTTGTATCAAGTGCTGGAACGGGCGATCGCCGCTGGAGCCACCACCATCAATATTCCCGATACCGTGGGCTACACGACGCCTTCAGAGTTCGGTGCACTGATTCGCGGCATCAAAGACAATGTGCCCAATATCGATCAAGCCATCATTTCGGTGCATGGACACAACGATTTGGGGCTAGCGGTGGCCAACTTCCTGGAAGCGGTCAAGAATGGGGCGCGGCAGTTGGAATGTACCATCAATGGCATTGGCGAACGGGCGGGCAACGCAGCACTAGAAGAACTGGTGATGGCATTGCATGTGCGCCGGCAGTATTTCAATCCCTTTTTGGGGCGTCCTCCAGAATCGGAAGCGCCGTTGACCAACATTGACACGCGCCAACTCTACAAAACCTCGCGATTGGTTTCTAACCTCACCGGAATGCTGGTACAGCCCAATAAAGCGATCGTGGGGGCCAACGCCTTTGCCCATGAATCGGGGATTCACCAGGATGGCGTGCTGAAGCACAAGCTTACCTACGAAATTATGGATGCGCAGTCGATCGGACTCAACGATAATCAGATTGTGCTGGGCAAGCATTCAGGCCGCAATGCCTTCCGCACACGTCTGAAAGAACTGGGCTTTGAACTGAGCGATCAAGAGCTAAACCGGGCCTTTCTGCGCTTTAAGGAACTGGCCGATAAGAAGAAAGAAATCACTGATTGGGATCTGGAAGCGATCGCCAACGATGAAGTGCAGCAAGTACCAGAACTATTTCGGCTAGAGCACGTACAAGTCTCGTGTGGCGATCATGCCCGCGCTACGGCTACCGTCACTTTACACACTCCCACCGGTGAAGAATTGACGGATGCAGCGATCGGTACAGGGCCTGTCGATGCGGTTTACAAAGCCATCAATCGTGTGGTTGATATTCCCAACCAACTAATTGAATTCTCGGTGCAATCCGTTACAGCTGGCATTGACGCGATCGGTGAAGTCACGATTCGCTTGAAGCATGACGATCGGATCTTTTCTGGTCACGGTGCTCACACTGACATTATTGTCGCTTCGGCCCAAGCTTACATGAACGCCTTAAACCGTCTCTATGGGGCACTGCAAGCGGGTAAATCGTTACACCCTCAACATGATGAGATGACGCAGTTAGTCTGA